The Gracilimonas sp. genome includes a region encoding these proteins:
- a CDS encoding serine hydrolase, with the protein MKRALKFLFTFLAAAAFVFALVIGLNYSGFETLFENEEGMAEGSQYIENTYSLAGLAEFIGEHPEWVSITSYNVNDPDSGIFYQEDIPRALGATSNLFLLMEYERQVAEGLLDPDETISLKEIEKFALPEISENNHNKLIEEFESGTAPLDDVVLAMLQNSDLVSADYLWFRLGEENIRSLIDTVGMPETALPLPFSGMYMRINPALNDTAALSSMSFTEFAEQSISEATKLRDDQEYNQQVKNQFYDDRLSLTFMQERDALTYFPQATTSQLADLMSSLIENRVISEEVSEAIKEKLRWPMGSEPISRSFEDYGAIYDNRMGLLGGIDFGTSIYDGHTSVQAVFFDQLPVGFWVHMSANHMQEDYQQRLIWDPALYETTQNEIAANDE; encoded by the coding sequence TTGAAGAGAGCACTTAAGTTCCTGTTCACCTTTCTGGCTGCGGCCGCCTTTGTATTTGCTTTGGTCATAGGCCTTAATTATTCTGGCTTTGAAACCCTTTTTGAAAACGAAGAAGGAATGGCTGAAGGCAGCCAGTATATCGAGAATACCTACTCCCTTGCCGGTTTGGCAGAGTTTATAGGCGAGCATCCGGAGTGGGTTTCCATTACTTCATACAATGTTAACGACCCCGATTCCGGGATTTTTTATCAGGAAGATATTCCCCGCGCCCTTGGTGCCACCTCGAACCTGTTCCTGCTAATGGAATATGAACGGCAGGTTGCTGAAGGACTTCTGGATCCTGATGAAACCATAAGCCTGAAAGAAATTGAGAAATTTGCCCTGCCCGAGATCAGTGAGAACAATCACAATAAGCTAATTGAAGAATTTGAAAGCGGTACGGCCCCACTTGATGATGTGGTTCTGGCCATGCTCCAAAACAGCGACCTGGTTTCAGCCGATTATCTTTGGTTCCGGCTCGGGGAAGAAAACATCAGGAGTCTGATTGACACAGTAGGAATGCCTGAAACAGCACTGCCTCTTCCCTTCAGTGGTATGTATATGCGCATCAATCCGGCTCTGAATGATACAGCCGCGCTAAGCAGTATGAGTTTTACTGAATTTGCTGAACAATCCATTTCCGAAGCTACAAAACTACGGGATGATCAAGAATATAATCAGCAGGTCAAAAATCAGTTTTATGATGATCGGCTTTCCCTCACCTTTATGCAGGAACGGGATGCTCTGACTTACTTTCCGCAAGCCACCACCAGTCAACTGGCTGATTTGATGTCCAGCCTCATAGAGAATCGGGTTATTTCTGAAGAAGTATCTGAAGCCATTAAAGAGAAACTACGCTGGCCAATGGGTTCTGAACCAATTTCCCGAAGTTTTGAAGACTATGGCGCTATTTACGACAACCGGATGGGCCTGCTGGGAGGTATCGATTTTGGAACTTCCATTTATGACGGACATACCTCGGTACAAGCGGTATTTTTTGATCAGCTACCTGTTGGATTCTGGGTACATATGTCGGCAAATCACATGCAGGAAGATTACCAGCAACGGCTGATTTGGGACCCTGCGCTCTACGAAACTACTCAAAATGAAATAGCTGCAAATGATGAATAA
- a CDS encoding DUF1343 domain-containing protein produces MKTGAEVLLDEHLTELGGERIGLVMNPTSRVDGIHMVDTLLSLGVNVTALFAAEHGFRGEAGAGEQIKDGVDQETGLPVFSLYGSTKKPTPEMLQGVDLLLFDLPDMGVRFYTYNSTMGLVMEAVAEHNKELWILDRPNPLGGNYVAGWILREEYKSFVGSYPMPIAYGMTMGEIARMAVGEQWLDLPAEPNYKVIKTSGWERDMRWPDTGLPWIAPSPNLPAFEHAFVYPGTVIFEGTNLSEGRGTADPFLTIGAPGFDFNPKELEQLEVKHSVGLDPVTFTPQSIPGKAIHPKHEGQECTGIRISFQGNYDKTDPVRLGLDLLKFAQAHTPNFEMKAFANKLYGIDLKSIIENKEEIPSWQAEVEAFKEQRTPYLLY; encoded by the coding sequence GTGAAAACCGGTGCCGAAGTGTTACTGGATGAACACCTGACTGAGTTAGGGGGGGAGAGAATCGGGTTGGTGATGAACCCGACTTCCCGGGTTGATGGCATTCATATGGTGGATACCCTGTTGAGCCTTGGGGTGAATGTCACCGCTTTATTTGCCGCCGAACATGGTTTCCGCGGAGAAGCCGGTGCGGGTGAACAAATAAAGGACGGAGTAGATCAGGAGACCGGGTTGCCGGTGTTTTCGCTGTACGGTTCTACCAAAAAACCAACCCCTGAAATGCTGCAAGGTGTTGATCTTTTGTTATTTGATTTGCCCGACATGGGCGTTCGGTTCTACACCTACAACTCTACGATGGGCTTGGTAATGGAGGCCGTGGCCGAGCATAATAAAGAGCTGTGGATTCTGGACCGTCCCAATCCTTTAGGAGGAAATTATGTGGCCGGATGGATTCTTCGGGAAGAGTATAAATCTTTCGTGGGCTCATATCCAATGCCGATTGCTTATGGGATGACGATGGGGGAAATAGCTCGAATGGCAGTGGGAGAGCAGTGGCTGGATTTACCTGCCGAGCCAAACTACAAAGTAATAAAAACATCCGGCTGGGAGCGTGATATGCGCTGGCCCGATACCGGATTGCCATGGATTGCCCCTTCTCCAAACCTGCCTGCTTTTGAGCACGCATTTGTTTACCCCGGCACGGTAATTTTTGAAGGAACAAACCTTTCGGAAGGGCGGGGAACAGCAGACCCGTTTCTCACCATCGGAGCCCCCGGTTTTGATTTCAACCCGAAAGAACTCGAGCAGCTGGAGGTAAAACATTCTGTAGGGTTAGACCCGGTAACCTTCACACCTCAATCCATTCCCGGAAAAGCTATACACCCCAAGCATGAAGGGCAGGAGTGCACCGGAATTCGGATTTCATTCCAGGGGAATTACGATAAAACAGATCCGGTACGATTAGGGCTGGACTTGCTGAAGTTTGCTCAGGCTCACACCCCCAACTTTGAGATGAAGGCCTTTGCTAATAAACTCTATGGCATTGATCTGAAATCAATCATTGAAAACAAGGAAGAGATCCCTTCCTGGCAAGCCGAGGTCGAAGCATTCAAAGAGCAACGAACCCCATACCTGTTGTACTGA
- a CDS encoding NUDIX hydrolase, translating into MSASYTNRVRVRSCGLLLKDEKLLLVELMSPVTNQWTWIPPGGGVEFGESLEDALIREFEEETGLQISVGEQVHINEVIHGSIHAIEFYHRVNQKGGELVLGKDPELDPDKQIIRNIGFFNRQEIEEMTTAPDIINPSLWDQLGP; encoded by the coding sequence ATGTCTGCTTCCTACACGAATCGGGTCCGAGTACGATCTTGTGGGTTATTGCTGAAAGACGAAAAACTGTTGCTCGTAGAACTGATGTCTCCGGTCACAAACCAATGGACATGGATTCCACCGGGAGGTGGAGTTGAATTTGGAGAGTCGCTTGAAGATGCTCTTATCCGTGAATTTGAGGAAGAGACCGGACTCCAAATATCCGTTGGCGAGCAGGTTCATATCAATGAAGTAATCCACGGATCTATTCACGCCATTGAGTTCTATCATAGAGTGAATCAGAAGGGCGGTGAGCTGGTACTTGGTAAAGACCCTGAACTGGATCCTGATAAGCAGATAATAAGGAATATCGGGTTTTTTAACCGGCAGGAAATTGAAGAGATGACCACGGCTCCGGATATTATCAACCCATCTCTTTGGGATCAATTAGGTCCTTAA
- a CDS encoding CTP synthase, with the protein MSTKYIFVTGGVTSSLGKGIICASLGRLLVAQGLKVTVQKLDPYINVDPGTMNPYEHGEVYVTDDGAETDLDLGHYERFLDIKTSQSNNVTTGRIYYDVITKERQGAYLGKTVQVIPHITDEIQSHVLKLGQSGNYDVVIIEIGGTVGDIESLPYIEAVRQLRYNVGRQNTLSIHLTLVPYLAAAGELKTKPTQHSVKTLSESGLQPDILVCRTEHHLDETIRRKVAQFCNVDLEDVIESRDARSIYEVPLLMQEEGLDKRVIEKLKLKTEEPNLDNWIGFVEAVCNPSGDINIALVGKYVEHHDSYKSIVEAFIHAGAVNDCKVNIRWIQSDNLTRENVEKEFKDISGVLVAPGFGGRGISGKLAAVEYARTNDIPFFGICLGMQCAVIEYARDVCGWEDSNSTEFDEDTEYPIIDIMHDQKNIENMGGTMRLGKYTCKLKKGTKSYEAYGEEVVEERHRHRYEVNNNLRYKLTENGMVLAGMNPERDLVEIVEIPDHPWFVGVQFHPELRSTVNNPQPLFVDFVKASLKYAKSSKLYKPRKAQKAVAENS; encoded by the coding sequence ATGTCCACCAAATATATTTTTGTAACCGGAGGAGTTACATCTTCGCTCGGAAAAGGAATCATTTGTGCATCTCTCGGTCGTCTGTTGGTTGCGCAAGGCCTCAAAGTAACCGTCCAAAAACTGGATCCCTATATTAATGTGGATCCGGGAACTATGAATCCCTACGAACACGGAGAGGTGTACGTAACCGATGACGGTGCTGAAACCGATCTGGACCTTGGACACTACGAGCGATTTCTGGATATCAAAACTTCACAAAGTAATAATGTGACCACCGGTCGTATTTATTATGATGTGATTACAAAAGAACGACAGGGAGCTTATCTCGGTAAAACGGTTCAGGTGATTCCTCATATCACCGATGAGATTCAGTCTCATGTGCTCAAACTTGGGCAGTCGGGGAATTATGACGTTGTGATTATAGAAATTGGCGGAACCGTCGGTGACATTGAGAGCTTGCCCTATATTGAAGCTGTTCGCCAGTTACGATATAATGTCGGGCGCCAAAACACCCTTTCCATTCATCTGACACTGGTTCCATACCTGGCTGCAGCCGGAGAGTTGAAAACCAAGCCAACCCAGCATTCGGTTAAAACGTTGTCTGAAAGCGGACTTCAGCCTGATATCCTGGTCTGCCGAACCGAGCACCACCTCGACGAAACCATTCGCCGCAAAGTAGCTCAGTTCTGTAATGTGGATCTGGAAGATGTAATTGAGTCGCGCGATGCCCGAAGTATTTATGAAGTGCCTCTGTTGATGCAGGAAGAAGGCCTTGATAAAAGGGTGATCGAAAAGCTGAAACTAAAAACAGAAGAGCCAAATCTGGATAACTGGATTGGTTTTGTGGAAGCGGTTTGTAATCCTTCAGGCGACATAAATATTGCATTGGTTGGAAAATATGTTGAGCACCATGATTCTTACAAATCTATTGTGGAGGCGTTCATTCATGCCGGCGCGGTAAACGACTGTAAAGTGAATATTAGGTGGATACAGTCAGACAACCTGACCCGCGAAAATGTTGAAAAGGAGTTTAAGGATATATCCGGTGTTTTGGTGGCACCCGGTTTTGGAGGACGCGGTATCTCCGGAAAGTTAGCTGCTGTTGAGTACGCCCGAACAAACGATATTCCGTTTTTTGGGATATGCCTGGGAATGCAGTGTGCGGTTATCGAATATGCCCGGGACGTGTGCGGTTGGGAAGATTCCAACAGTACCGAGTTTGATGAAGACACCGAATACCCCATTATCGATATCATGCACGATCAAAAGAATATCGAGAATATGGGCGGAACCATGCGACTGGGTAAATATACCTGCAAGCTTAAGAAGGGGACCAAGTCTTACGAAGCGTACGGAGAGGAAGTGGTTGAAGAGCGCCACCGTCACCGGTACGAGGTGAATAATAACCTCCGGTACAAACTAACGGAAAATGGAATGGTTCTGGCGGGTATGAACCCCGAGCGCGATTTGGTGGAAATTGTTGAGATTCCGGATCACCCATGGTTTGTAGGCGTTCAATTTCACCCCGAATTAAGAAGTACGGTGAATAACCCGCAACCGCTTTTCGTGGATTTTGTGAAGGCCAGCCTGAAATATGCAAAATCTTCGAAGTTGTATAAGCCCCGCAAGGCGCAAAAAGCCGTAGCTGAAAATTCATAA
- a CDS encoding glycerophosphodiester phosphodiesterase, which yields MKLYSGSEDNFVIIGHRGASAYNPENTMVAFRAAYELGAEMIELDILLSKDGVPVVIHDETLDRTTNGTGLVADYTLTELRKLDAGLWFGREHAGEHIPTLEEVLQFAKGKIALNIEIKTEAVTDEYLEGIEEKALNLVKKYEMEDYVLFSSFDYRAITHLKQLDVDISAALLYEKKQSTRRLPSELVEDYTADAFNCSRRQFTKRWAEDTQRHNIPVFVYTVNKERQMEKMIKRGVSGIFSDKPDLLKQVVDNMWKTK from the coding sequence GTGAAATTATACTCCGGTTCTGAAGACAATTTTGTGATCATCGGCCATCGGGGAGCCAGCGCTTATAACCCGGAGAACACCATGGTTGCTTTTCGTGCTGCGTATGAGCTGGGAGCCGAAATGATAGAGCTCGATATTTTGCTGAGCAAAGATGGTGTTCCGGTTGTTATTCATGATGAAACCTTAGACCGTACTACAAACGGTACCGGACTTGTAGCCGACTATACATTGACCGAGCTACGAAAACTTGACGCCGGACTTTGGTTTGGTAGAGAACATGCCGGCGAGCACATTCCCACCCTTGAAGAAGTGCTTCAATTTGCAAAAGGTAAAATAGCGCTCAACATCGAAATTAAAACCGAAGCCGTGACGGATGAGTACCTTGAGGGCATTGAAGAGAAGGCGCTGAATCTGGTTAAGAAATATGAAATGGAGGACTATGTTTTGTTCTCCAGTTTTGATTACCGGGCTATAACTCACCTTAAACAGCTGGATGTGGACATCTCAGCAGCATTGCTCTACGAAAAGAAGCAATCGACCCGACGGCTTCCTTCCGAATTGGTTGAGGATTATACGGCCGATGCCTTTAATTGCAGCAGACGTCAGTTCACAAAAAGATGGGCAGAAGATACCCAAAGGCATAATATTCCTGTTTTTGTGTATACCGTAAATAAAGAAAGGCAGATGGAAAAAATGATTAAACGGGGAGTAAGCGGTATTTTCTCCGATAAGCCGGACCTTTTGAAGCAAGTTGTGGATAACATGTGGAAAACAAAGTAG
- a CDS encoding SAM-dependent methyltransferase, giving the protein MNTGTLYLIPSTLGKTPGNNTIPEYTLEVLRKLDVLMVENLKTATSFLQWVGDTVPEYEIDFYPLNKNTPEQEIHSFLKPLLNGRDAGILSEAGAPGVADPGARLVKLAHQYQINVVPLVGPSSILLALMASGFNGQQFSFHGYLPMDQKKRKSMINQLEGESRRHDRTQIFMEAPYRNNELLKDAISVCSPATRLCTATDITLPSEEIISKHISEWESMKVPDLDKRPTIFLLYAKE; this is encoded by the coding sequence ATGAATACCGGCACGCTTTATCTGATCCCTTCCACCTTAGGCAAAACTCCGGGAAACAATACCATCCCAGAGTACACGCTGGAGGTCTTAAGAAAACTCGATGTATTGATGGTGGAAAACCTGAAAACCGCCACTTCTTTCCTTCAATGGGTTGGAGATACCGTTCCGGAGTACGAAATAGATTTCTACCCGCTTAATAAGAATACCCCGGAGCAAGAAATTCACTCATTTCTTAAACCCTTGCTTAATGGTCGGGATGCAGGCATTCTTTCGGAAGCCGGAGCACCCGGAGTTGCTGATCCCGGAGCGCGATTGGTGAAGCTGGCACATCAATATCAGATAAATGTGGTTCCTCTTGTTGGGCCTTCTTCTATCCTGCTTGCCCTTATGGCTTCGGGATTCAACGGCCAGCAATTCTCCTTTCACGGTTACCTGCCAATGGACCAGAAGAAAAGGAAGTCGATGATTAACCAGCTGGAAGGTGAATCCAGGCGGCACGACCGCACCCAGATTTTTATGGAAGCTCCTTACCGAAATAACGAGCTGCTTAAAGATGCTATTTCCGTTTGTTCACCGGCCACCCGGCTTTGCACTGCCACTGATATCACACTGCCCTCGGAGGAAATTATTTCGAAGCATATTTCTGAGTGGGAATCTATGAAGGTACCGGATCTGGATAAGCGGCCAACTATCTTTTTGCTTTACGCTAAAGAATAA
- the rlmB gene encoding 23S rRNA (guanosine(2251)-2'-O)-methyltransferase RlmB gives MAKSENFFIYGRNPVEEALQNQPAEIDKIYVKNNIKPSSYQNISELASTNDVPLVKVPGPKIFSLVGKVNDQGFVAQMSTVAYTPFFDWVETLIMSNNPAVLLLHGIEDPHNFGAILRSAAAAGMDAVIIPMQNQAPVNATVFKTSAGTAGRIPVIRIHDINQGIKDLTATGFSIVGLDGSGKKSLWEADLQKPVAFLVGSEGEGIHPENLKRCDEVIHIPMQNNVESLNASVSAALVSYEWMRQNPATDS, from the coding sequence ATGGCGAAATCAGAAAACTTTTTCATCTATGGGCGTAATCCAGTAGAGGAAGCACTCCAAAATCAACCAGCAGAAATTGACAAAATTTACGTCAAGAATAATATCAAGCCTTCTTCCTACCAAAATATATCTGAGCTTGCAAGTACCAACGATGTCCCTTTGGTGAAGGTTCCCGGCCCGAAAATTTTCAGCCTTGTAGGCAAGGTAAACGATCAGGGCTTTGTTGCTCAAATGAGTACCGTAGCATACACTCCTTTCTTCGACTGGGTGGAAACACTGATCATGTCGAACAACCCGGCTGTTTTACTTTTACACGGAATTGAAGACCCGCACAACTTTGGCGCCATATTACGCTCAGCTGCTGCTGCCGGGATGGATGCCGTCATCATTCCGATGCAAAATCAGGCGCCGGTTAATGCTACCGTATTTAAAACTTCAGCTGGTACCGCAGGTAGAATCCCCGTCATCCGAATTCACGACATCAACCAGGGCATTAAAGATCTTACCGCAACCGGCTTTTCTATAGTTGGATTGGATGGGTCAGGCAAGAAATCATTGTGGGAAGCCGACTTACAGAAACCCGTGGCTTTTTTGGTTGGAAGTGAGGGCGAAGGAATTCACCCCGAAAACCTGAAGCGATGCGATGAGGTGATACACATCCCCATGCAAAATAATGTCGAATCGCTTAATGCCTCGGTGAGTGCTGCTCTTGTCAGTTACGAATGGATGCGCCAAAACCCTGCAACTGATTCATAA
- a CDS encoding ankyrin repeat domain-containing protein: MTTWKLQFRSQSKTLIRGGYVMNEETAFLDAAESGDIKTIRSLLQDGINVNTKDNHERTALLKAAKHGHMNVVELLIKNGAEIDHRDNRGTSALYWASTNGHYDIVQLLIENSGDVDVHDDRGWSAKDQAITHHHDGVVNLLNEAGAH; the protein is encoded by the coding sequence TTGACTACCTGGAAATTACAATTCAGGAGCCAATCTAAAACTCTCATAAGAGGAGGATACGTTATGAATGAAGAGACAGCATTTCTCGATGCCGCAGAAAGCGGCGATATTAAAACCATCCGATCACTTCTTCAAGATGGTATAAACGTGAACACTAAAGACAACCATGAACGAACCGCCCTGTTGAAAGCCGCCAAGCACGGGCATATGAATGTAGTTGAGCTTTTAATTAAGAACGGTGCTGAAATCGATCACCGTGACAACAGGGGAACGTCGGCTTTGTATTGGGCTTCGACGAACGGACATTATGATATTGTACAATTATTAATTGAGAACAGCGGGGATGTGGATGTTCACGACGACCGCGGATGGTCAGCTAAAGACCAAGCCATAACGCATCACCATGATGGCGTTGTAAATTTATTAAATGAAGCCGGAGCTCATTAA
- a CDS encoding PA0069 family radical SAM protein, with translation MEGKQNPLRGRGASDNPVNRFEGNYIDYDVDEETGEKPSPKTQLIRDDTKTIITYNKSEDISFNASINPYRGCEHGCIYCYARPFHEYLGYSSGLDFESKIVVKYDAPELLRKELSSPKWNPQVIAMSGVTDVYQPLERKLELTRGCLEVMAEFRNPVGLITKNHLITRDIDILCELNDYNCVSVTISVTTLDKDLTGVMEPRTSRPNRRLDAIRQLADAGIPVGVNVAPIIPGLTDHECAEILEKASAAGASFANYIILRLPYKVKDMFQEWLGQHYPERKKKVLRKILDIRDGKLNSYEWKERMKGKGNFSKQISDLFKVQTKRLGLNEKKRYLTTDHFKKSTGTQLKLF, from the coding sequence ATGGAAGGCAAACAAAATCCGTTAAGAGGGAGAGGAGCATCCGACAATCCCGTCAATCGTTTTGAAGGAAATTATATTGATTATGATGTGGATGAAGAAACGGGCGAAAAGCCATCCCCAAAAACACAGCTCATCAGGGATGACACTAAAACTATAATCACCTACAACAAGAGTGAAGACATCAGTTTCAATGCCAGCATCAATCCCTATCGCGGGTGTGAGCATGGGTGTATCTATTGTTATGCGCGGCCTTTTCACGAATACTTGGGGTATTCATCCGGGTTGGATTTTGAATCCAAGATTGTGGTGAAATACGACGCTCCCGAGTTACTCAGAAAAGAATTGAGTTCCCCAAAATGGAATCCTCAGGTAATTGCTATGAGCGGTGTAACGGATGTATATCAACCTTTGGAACGAAAGCTGGAATTGACAAGAGGATGTCTGGAAGTAATGGCTGAGTTTCGAAATCCGGTAGGACTAATCACCAAAAATCATTTGATAACCCGCGACATCGATATTCTATGTGAGTTGAATGACTACAACTGCGTGAGCGTGACGATATCGGTTACTACGCTGGATAAAGATTTGACCGGGGTAATGGAGCCAAGGACTTCACGACCGAACCGCCGGTTGGATGCAATCCGTCAGCTGGCGGATGCGGGGATACCTGTTGGCGTAAACGTGGCTCCGATCATCCCGGGATTAACCGATCATGAATGTGCGGAGATTCTGGAAAAAGCATCTGCAGCCGGGGCATCATTTGCAAATTATATCATTCTACGGTTGCCTTACAAAGTGAAGGACATGTTCCAGGAATGGTTGGGACAGCACTACCCGGAGAGAAAGAAGAAGGTGCTGCGCAAGATTCTGGATATTCGGGACGGAAAACTAAACAGTTATGAGTGGAAAGAACGGATGAAAGGGAAAGGGAATTTCTCAAAACAAATTTCCGATCTGTTTAAAGTGCAGACTAAAAGGTTGGGGCTCAATGAGAAGAAACGATATCTCACCACAGATCATTTTAAAAAAAGCACAGGCACACAATTGAAGTTGTTTTGA
- a CDS encoding amidohydrolase produces MKKLFILLFALGISISACTNTGDVKTFVNANGYTFSGDSLVTFTTMIIEDGKIKKVGGQELSDGASGEIIDLAGKTVLPGLIDAHGHVMGLGFQELNVNVAGIESLEATLDTIKAYAEANPELEWIQGRGWNQTLWEENEFPTAEDLDRVVPDRPVYLSRVDGHAGWVNSKALELAQISKDTPDPQGGKIIRDGNGEATGVFVDAAENYIMEIIPEPTEVERKRALEEALEQMASMGLTSVHDAGVSATNWEIYKEFADQGKMTTRIYAMIGGMTAFEELSQNGPVDSYANDRLALRSVKLYSDGALGSRGAAMIEPYSDDPGNRGLLFADQQEFNETMMTTASAGFQTNVHAIGDRANRVILNALEHVRDELGNQGLRHRIEHAQIVALEDIPRFAELDIIASMQPRHATSDKNMAVDRVGEDRIEGGYAWQTFLDQGTIVAAGSDFPVEPSNPFWGLYSSVTRMDHEGNPPGGWYPDESLSRAQALKAFTIDAAYAAHQEEVLGSIEEGKWADFVIIDQDYFEVPARDIYKVDILETWVAGEKVYSKAD; encoded by the coding sequence ATGAAGAAGCTATTCATTCTACTTTTTGCTCTCGGAATTTCAATCAGTGCCTGTACAAATACCGGGGATGTTAAAACTTTTGTAAATGCCAACGGTTACACATTCTCCGGTGATTCTCTGGTCACCTTCACAACCATGATTATCGAAGACGGGAAAATTAAAAAGGTGGGCGGACAAGAATTGTCAGATGGTGCCAGCGGAGAGATTATTGATTTAGCCGGAAAGACGGTGCTGCCCGGTTTGATTGACGCCCATGGACACGTAATGGGGCTTGGATTTCAGGAGCTGAATGTGAATGTAGCCGGGATTGAGTCACTGGAAGCCACACTGGATACCATCAAAGCATATGCAGAGGCAAACCCGGAGCTGGAATGGATTCAGGGACGTGGCTGGAATCAAACTCTGTGGGAGGAGAATGAATTTCCAACCGCTGAAGACCTGGATCGTGTAGTTCCGGACCGACCGGTGTACCTTTCCAGAGTGGATGGTCATGCAGGTTGGGTGAACAGCAAAGCCCTGGAATTGGCTCAAATAAGTAAAGACACTCCGGACCCACAGGGCGGAAAAATCATTCGGGATGGAAACGGGGAAGCAACCGGTGTTTTTGTGGATGCGGCCGAAAACTACATCATGGAAATTATTCCCGAACCCACTGAAGTTGAAAGAAAGCGCGCTCTGGAAGAAGCCTTAGAGCAAATGGCCAGTATGGGATTAACCTCTGTTCATGATGCCGGAGTAAGCGCTACGAACTGGGAGATTTATAAAGAGTTTGCCGATCAGGGAAAAATGACAACCCGTATTTATGCCATGATCGGTGGGATGACTGCTTTTGAAGAGCTTTCTCAAAACGGGCCGGTCGATTCGTATGCAAATGACCGGTTAGCCCTTAGAAGCGTGAAACTCTATTCGGACGGTGCACTCGGAAGCCGTGGAGCTGCCATGATTGAGCCTTATTCCGATGATCCCGGAAATCGGGGCTTGCTCTTTGCTGATCAACAAGAATTTAACGAAACCATGATGACCACGGCTTCAGCCGGATTTCAAACCAACGTACATGCCATTGGGGACCGGGCAAATCGTGTGATTTTGAATGCTCTTGAACATGTGCGCGATGAGCTTGGCAACCAGGGACTTCGTCACAGAATTGAACACGCACAAATTGTTGCGCTTGAAGACATTCCACGATTTGCAGAGCTGGATATTATAGCTTCCATGCAGCCACGCCATGCCACCAGCGATAAGAACATGGCCGTTGACCGTGTGGGGGAAGATCGTATTGAAGGAGGATATGCCTGGCAAACATTCCTTGATCAAGGCACTATTGTAGCTGCCGGCTCTGACTTTCCCGTTGAGCCATCGAACCCATTTTGGGGCCTATATTCATCTGTAACGAGAATGGATCATGAAGGCAACCCTCCGGGCGGCTGGTATCCGGATGAATCTCTGAGCAGAGCGCAAGCCCTCAAAGCTTTTACTATTGATGCAGCCTATGCGGCTCACCAGGAAGAAGTACTTGGCTCCATTGAAGAAGGAAAGTGGGCCGATTTTGTAATTATCGATCAGGATTACTTTGAGGTACCGGCGAGGGATATTTATAAGGTAGATATTCTGGAGACCTGGGTTGCCGGCGAAAAGGTATATTCCAAGGCAGATTGA